A window of the Bdellovibrio sp. ZAP7 genome harbors these coding sequences:
- a CDS encoding ASCH domain-containing protein codes for MTYAESVTKMWQTYHEALGVLVPAAIVADSFSDNPQEATELSVLVDKGVKRATASALWSFEKTSTEIPAVGGIFIVTDGKGEAVCIVKTTKVSIIPFNEISEDNAFTEGEGDKSLKYWRRVHIEFYKRQFAPLGLTFEETMPIVFEEFEKVFP; via the coding sequence ATGACATACGCTGAATCGGTAACGAAAATGTGGCAAACGTATCACGAGGCACTTGGGGTTTTGGTGCCAGCTGCAATCGTTGCTGATTCTTTTTCCGATAACCCACAAGAAGCGACTGAACTTTCTGTGCTCGTAGACAAGGGTGTTAAACGGGCCACGGCATCTGCTCTTTGGTCTTTCGAAAAAACTTCGACCGAAATTCCTGCGGTTGGTGGGATCTTTATCGTAACTGATGGTAAAGGCGAAGCCGTCTGCATCGTAAAGACCACGAAGGTGTCCATTATCCCTTTTAATGAAATCAGTGAGGACAATGCTTTTACAGAAGGCGAAGGTGACAAGTCTCTTAAGTACTGGCGCCGAGTTCACATTGAATTTTACAAAAGACAGTTTGCTCCGCTGGGCCTCACTTTCGAAGAAACAATGCCCATCGTTTTCGAGGAATTCGAAAAAGTTTTTCCTTAA
- the argS gene encoding arginine--tRNA ligase has protein sequence MIKHDSIRLLATEKIAAAIEKMGHSLSADEIYKALVEPPNSDMGDLAYGCFILAKSLKKGPPQISGELAANMELDSNLIRAQAAGPYLNLTFAPQAFGEKVLNPILTGEHFKKALVEKAPKTMIEYSQPNTHKELHVGHMRNLCLGDSIVRMLRYAGREIVSATFPGDMGTHVAKCLWYMKKHNQEPVPATGKGEWLGSMYSKANLLLEDQNGTPQEDLNRQELTAILKQLEAENGPYYDLWKETREWSIELMKSVYKWADVTFDEWYFESEMDAPSAAWVKELYAEGKLEKSEGAIGKNLEAEKLGFCMLLKSDGTGLYATKDLLLARHKFQDVQIEKSVYIVDMRQALHFKQVFRVLEMLGFEQAKNCFHLQYNYVELPDGAMSSRKGNIVPLNDLVRNMEEHVKTQYLSRYKDEWSQEDVNLIAAQVAKGAIFYGMLRMDTNKKIVFDMNEWLKLDGESGPFIQYSHARIQSLLRKFPRTQKTVNWALLTHPAEKQMMQAVSGFNTAVAQAAENYKPAAICTYLYETAKKFNVFYHECAIGTEKDESIREARLALSAAVGATLKQGMAVLGMPAPDKM, from the coding sequence ATGATTAAACACGATTCAATCCGCCTTTTAGCCACTGAAAAAATCGCCGCTGCGATTGAAAAGATGGGTCATTCTTTATCTGCAGACGAAATCTATAAAGCTTTGGTTGAACCGCCAAATTCAGACATGGGTGACTTGGCGTATGGTTGCTTTATTTTGGCGAAATCGTTGAAAAAAGGTCCTCCGCAAATTTCTGGCGAATTAGCTGCTAATATGGAACTAGATTCCAACTTGATTCGCGCTCAAGCTGCTGGACCGTATTTGAATCTGACTTTTGCTCCGCAAGCTTTTGGTGAAAAAGTTTTGAATCCTATTTTAACGGGCGAACACTTTAAAAAAGCCCTTGTTGAAAAGGCACCGAAAACAATGATCGAGTACTCTCAGCCAAATACGCACAAAGAACTTCACGTGGGGCACATGCGTAACTTGTGTTTGGGTGATTCTATTGTTCGTATGTTGAGATACGCAGGTCGCGAGATCGTTTCTGCAACTTTCCCAGGTGATATGGGAACTCACGTGGCTAAATGTCTTTGGTATATGAAAAAGCACAACCAAGAACCTGTTCCTGCAACTGGAAAAGGCGAATGGTTAGGCAGCATGTATTCCAAGGCCAATTTGCTATTGGAAGATCAAAACGGAACTCCCCAGGAAGATTTAAATCGTCAGGAGCTGACAGCGATCCTTAAACAATTGGAAGCTGAAAACGGTCCTTACTATGACCTTTGGAAAGAGACTCGCGAATGGTCTATCGAATTGATGAAGTCTGTCTATAAATGGGCGGATGTCACTTTCGACGAATGGTATTTTGAATCCGAAATGGATGCTCCATCTGCAGCATGGGTTAAAGAACTATATGCTGAAGGTAAATTGGAAAAGTCCGAAGGTGCGATCGGTAAAAATTTGGAAGCTGAGAAATTGGGCTTCTGTATGCTTTTGAAATCCGACGGCACAGGACTTTATGCGACCAAAGATTTGTTGTTGGCTCGTCATAAATTCCAAGACGTACAAATTGAGAAATCAGTTTATATCGTGGATATGCGCCAAGCTTTGCACTTTAAACAAGTCTTCCGCGTTCTTGAAATGCTGGGCTTTGAACAAGCTAAGAATTGCTTCCATCTTCAATACAACTATGTGGAACTTCCAGATGGCGCGATGAGCTCTCGTAAAGGGAATATCGTTCCGTTAAATGATCTGGTTCGCAACATGGAAGAGCACGTTAAGACTCAATACTTGTCTCGTTATAAAGACGAATGGTCTCAAGAAGACGTGAACTTGATTGCTGCGCAAGTGGCAAAAGGTGCGATTTTCTATGGAATGCTTCGTATGGATACAAATAAGAAGATCGTATTCGATATGAACGAGTGGTTGAAACTTGATGGGGAGTCTGGACCATTCATCCAGTATTCTCATGCACGTATTCAAAGCTTGTTACGTAAATTCCCGCGCACTCAAAAAACTGTGAACTGGGCGTTGCTAACTCACCCGGCAGAAAAACAAATGATGCAGGCAGTGTCTGGATTTAATACGGCTGTGGCGCAAGCTGCAGAAAATTATAAACCGGCTGCGATCTGTACTTATTTGTATGAGACTGCTAAGAAATTTAATGTGTTCTATCACGAGTGCGCGATTGGTACTGAAAAAGACGAATCTATTCGTGAAGCACGTCTTGCTTTAAGCGCTGCTGTAGGTGCGACTTTAAAACAAGGCATGGCTGTTCTTGGAATGCCTGCGCCTGACAAGATGTAA
- a CDS encoding tyrosine-type recombinase/integrase: protein MAPAPRYQLNKNKYLLEPEVERLRKILTDFELKDPRNCLMFWVGLKTGARAQEILNIQRSDLNPYDESIFIRGLKNSNDREIPIHSAIFERLHRFAEQQGGHQVFPITYPRLYQIWEMYRPVPKKFHSLRHTFAIELYRKTKDLRLVQVALGHRNIANTMVYADYVYSQQELRKLIL from the coding sequence ATGGCTCCGGCACCTAGGTATCAACTCAATAAGAACAAATATCTCCTCGAACCCGAGGTTGAACGTTTGCGAAAAATTCTCACGGATTTTGAACTCAAGGATCCACGCAATTGTTTGATGTTTTGGGTGGGTTTGAAGACCGGCGCCCGGGCCCAAGAAATCCTTAATATTCAAAGGTCAGATCTAAACCCCTACGATGAAAGCATCTTTATCCGGGGTCTTAAGAACTCAAATGACCGGGAAATCCCGATTCATTCAGCTATTTTTGAACGCCTTCATCGGTTCGCCGAACAGCAGGGTGGTCATCAGGTTTTTCCGATCACCTATCCCCGACTTTATCAAATCTGGGAAATGTATCGCCCGGTCCCTAAAAAGTTCCACTCTTTAAGGCATACTTTTGCGATCGAACTGTATCGAAAAACCAAGGATTTGCGCCTGGTGCAGGTCGCTTTGGGCCACAGAAACATCGCAAATACGATGGTCTACGCGGACTACGTTTACTCTCAACAAGAGCTTCGTAAGCTTATTCTTTAA
- a CDS encoding 2OG-Fe(II) oxygenase family protein, producing MAALNKDLKQEAYKIAEIDEEGQAWSQKNYKGGYTSYGSMSQLHQFSSTFGDLEKAINKHVYKFVKHLEMDINPKELKMSSCWVNIMPTSVIHTMHLHPLSVISGTYYLQTPKNCSAIKFEDPRMDSFMASPPRKHNAKTHNQRYHSVEPQEGNLVLFESWLRHEVPANDSAKERISISFNYDWV from the coding sequence ATGGCGGCTCTCAATAAGGACCTGAAACAAGAAGCCTATAAAATCGCGGAAATCGATGAAGAGGGTCAGGCTTGGTCGCAGAAAAACTATAAGGGTGGATACACATCCTATGGGTCAATGTCTCAGCTGCATCAATTTTCCAGCACCTTTGGCGATCTGGAAAAAGCCATCAATAAACACGTTTATAAATTCGTGAAGCATCTGGAGATGGATATTAATCCCAAAGAACTTAAAATGAGTTCGTGCTGGGTGAATATCATGCCGACCTCGGTGATTCACACCATGCACCTTCACCCGCTGTCTGTTATTAGCGGGACTTATTATTTGCAAACACCGAAAAATTGCTCTGCGATTAAATTTGAAGATCCCCGTATGGATTCGTTCATGGCGTCTCCGCCACGCAAACACAATGCAAAGACTCATAACCAACGCTATCACTCGGTTGAACCTCAGGAAGGCAATCTGGTGTTGTTTGAAAGCTGGCTTCGCCATGAGGTGCCAGCAAATGATTCTGCCAAAGAACGCATCAGCATCAGTTTTAATTACGACTGGGTTTAA
- a CDS encoding ABC transporter ATP-binding protein, translating to MSAFAGIQLQNLKKSFGLKEVLKNFNLQIPAGSFISLVGPSGCGKSTVLRLIAGLDSATSGDVQNTQANHFGFVFQDANLLPWKTVFENVALPFEISPELKAISKNEIKSRALEALSKVNLQDSENLFPHQLSGGMKMRVSIARALVTKPQLLLMDEPFAALDEFTRYQMQIQLRNLWQQEGITVLFVTHSLSEAVFMSERVVLMNAVGGDIGLDQKLDLPKERNDELRTSPEFNRIIRTLSEGLKR from the coding sequence ATGTCAGCGTTTGCAGGGATTCAGCTTCAAAATCTAAAGAAAAGCTTCGGCCTGAAAGAGGTTCTGAAGAATTTCAATCTGCAGATTCCTGCGGGGTCTTTTATTTCTTTGGTCGGCCCCTCCGGCTGCGGAAAATCCACCGTCTTAAGATTGATTGCGGGTCTTGACTCTGCGACATCAGGAGATGTACAAAACACCCAGGCGAATCATTTCGGTTTTGTATTTCAAGACGCAAATCTGCTGCCTTGGAAAACCGTTTTTGAAAATGTCGCTCTTCCATTTGAGATCAGTCCAGAACTTAAAGCGATTTCAAAAAATGAAATCAAATCCCGCGCTTTGGAAGCTTTAAGCAAAGTGAATCTTCAAGACAGTGAAAATCTATTTCCCCATCAGTTGTCTGGCGGTATGAAGATGAGAGTTTCAATAGCCCGCGCACTGGTCACCAAGCCTCAATTGCTTTTAATGGATGAGCCGTTCGCAGCGTTGGATGAATTCACCCGCTATCAAATGCAAATTCAATTAAGAAACCTATGGCAACAAGAAGGCATCACGGTTTTATTCGTGACACATTCCCTGTCTGAAGCCGTTTTTATGTCTGAACGAGTGGTTTTGATGAATGCAGTTGGTGGCGACATTGGTCTGGATCAGAAATTAGATCTGCCAAAAGAGCGCAATGACGAATTACGGACTTCTCCAGAATTCAATCGCATCATCCGCACACTGTCTGAAGGATTGAAACGATGA
- a CDS encoding ABC transporter permease, whose translation MKRMLPALGFFLLVTCILQVLVKQNIIAESLLPSPETVVKTLIEMNLDYVTSFLQTLKNTLTGWILSIFFGTALAVMFSLSHLLKRAILPFAVFFQTVPIIAVAPLLVIYFGFGAPTVIASSFIVSIFPIIANTLMGLESVQPAQLDLFKIYHANAWQVLWKLKLPAAYSYIYSGLKISAGLSIIGAIAGEFVAGGGLGAMIDAARTQQRVDIVFGALILLSLMGLLMIGALTLTHRLLQKYRPYSTGDL comes from the coding sequence ATGAAACGAATGCTGCCAGCCCTTGGATTTTTTCTTTTAGTGACCTGCATTTTGCAAGTTTTAGTAAAGCAAAACATTATTGCCGAAAGTTTACTGCCTTCACCGGAAACTGTCGTAAAAACTTTGATTGAGATGAATCTTGATTATGTTACATCGTTTTTGCAGACTTTAAAAAACACCCTGACAGGTTGGATCTTAAGTATTTTCTTTGGAACTGCACTGGCTGTGATGTTTTCTCTATCTCACTTACTGAAACGCGCTATTTTGCCATTTGCGGTGTTTTTTCAGACCGTACCGATCATTGCGGTGGCTCCGCTTTTAGTGATCTATTTCGGCTTTGGCGCGCCCACAGTGATCGCCTCAAGTTTTATCGTTTCGATCTTTCCAATCATCGCAAATACTTTAATGGGACTTGAAAGCGTTCAACCGGCGCAACTGGACCTGTTTAAGATCTATCATGCGAATGCTTGGCAGGTTTTATGGAAACTGAAACTCCCCGCGGCTTATTCCTATATCTATTCAGGCTTAAAAATTTCCGCCGGTCTTTCCATTATCGGGGCGATCGCCGGAGAATTTGTGGCTGGTGGAGGTTTGGGAGCGATGATTGATGCTGCCAGAACTCAACAAAGGGTTGATATCGTCTTTGGCGCTTTGATTTTACTATCTTTGATGGGCTTATTAATGATCGGTGCTTTGACTTTAACTCATCGTTTGCTGCAAAAATACCGTCCGTATTCCACAGGAGATTTATGA
- a CDS encoding ABC transporter substrate-binding protein has protein sequence MKTLLLTSLFFWGAISFAAEKKETAAAEVTLALNWKPEPEFGGFYEAATQRIYMKHGISISIQEGGSGTPTVQMLANGKVDFAIVSADEIVISQDRNPKNKVVGLFAVYQTAPYIIMTHAENDFKSLKDVYGSEGTLAVQAGLPYHQYLVQKFGKPKATVVPYLGGVSNFLSDKKFSQQGFITTEPLAAEKGGAKVKSFLVSDEGFNPYVVVLAAREETIKKNPELVKKMVEATREGWVGYLKDPAKTNQVMAKMNKALDLETFNKAAQIQQPLIEVKGQVLGAMTTERWETLVKQMKELKQIKSTPAAKDLFRP, from the coding sequence ATGAAAACACTTCTTTTGACCTCGCTTTTTTTCTGGGGAGCTATATCGTTTGCCGCTGAAAAAAAGGAAACAGCCGCGGCGGAGGTGACACTCGCTTTAAACTGGAAACCAGAACCTGAATTCGGTGGCTTTTATGAAGCGGCCACGCAGCGAATTTACATGAAGCATGGAATCAGTATTTCCATCCAGGAAGGTGGTTCCGGAACACCGACAGTGCAAATGCTGGCAAATGGTAAAGTTGATTTCGCGATCGTGAGCGCAGATGAAATCGTGATCTCGCAGGATCGCAATCCAAAAAACAAAGTCGTGGGATTATTCGCGGTTTATCAAACGGCTCCATATATAATCATGACTCATGCTGAGAATGATTTTAAATCTTTGAAAGACGTCTACGGCAGCGAAGGCACGTTAGCGGTTCAGGCGGGCCTCCCCTATCATCAATATCTGGTCCAGAAGTTTGGTAAACCCAAAGCGACAGTTGTTCCGTATCTTGGGGGAGTTTCTAATTTCTTGAGCGACAAGAAGTTTTCACAGCAAGGCTTCATCACGACGGAACCTTTGGCAGCAGAAAAAGGCGGCGCAAAAGTAAAAAGTTTCCTGGTTTCTGATGAAGGATTTAATCCTTACGTCGTAGTTCTTGCCGCTCGCGAAGAGACTATTAAGAAAAACCCGGAATTGGTGAAAAAGATGGTTGAAGCCACTCGCGAAGGTTGGGTCGGCTATCTGAAGGATCCCGCTAAAACCAATCAGGTCATGGCTAAGATGAATAAAGCTTTGGATTTAGAGACTTTCAATAAGGCAGCTCAGATTCAGCAGCCTTTAATTGAGGTCAAAGGACAAGTTCTGGGGGCGATGACCACGGAACGCTGGGAAACTCTGGTAAAACAGATGAAGGAACTAAAGCAGATTAAGTCCACTCCTGCAGCAAAAGACCTGTTTAGACCGTAA
- a CDS encoding DUF177 domain-containing protein translates to MKINLAEIPEDGRTYVWTNQTGEINAVLADLIAKEAYKAEFTIRPLNSKDFDMTGKIVTDQPCQCSRCGNDMKLHMTEKFHEILIPKQDQPRGGKYAKVNHVSDIPEGETDFCEYEGQHFDMGEYLHEVIALGTPFNPVCPKEDNPECSIYTNPEPEHGFIYNEEMPVEKPESPFAALKNLKLN, encoded by the coding sequence ATGAAAATCAATCTTGCTGAAATTCCTGAAGATGGCCGCACCTATGTTTGGACGAACCAAACCGGTGAAATTAACGCCGTTTTGGCCGATTTAATCGCTAAAGAAGCCTATAAAGCGGAATTCACGATCCGTCCCTTGAACTCCAAAGACTTTGATATGACTGGCAAAATCGTCACGGACCAGCCTTGCCAGTGCTCTCGCTGCGGCAATGACATGAAATTACACATGACAGAGAAATTCCACGAAATCCTGATCCCTAAACAAGATCAGCCCCGTGGTGGCAAATACGCGAAAGTTAACCATGTTAGCGATATTCCAGAAGGTGAAACAGATTTCTGCGAATACGAAGGCCAACATTTCGATATGGGTGAATACCTGCATGAAGTGATTGCCCTAGGGACGCCATTTAATCCGGTATGCCCTAAAGAAGATAATCCTGAGTGCTCAATTTACACAAATCCTGAGCCAGAACACGGTTTTATCTATAATGAGGAAATGCCCGTAGAAAAGCCGGAAAGCCCGTTTGCCGCTTTAAAGAATTTAAAGCTTAATTAA
- the rpmF gene encoding 50S ribosomal protein L32: MPTPKKKTSRSKRDMRRSHDGLSAPAVAVNKKTGELVRPHRATKGADGALYYKGKQISAAK; encoded by the coding sequence ATGCCAACTCCTAAGAAAAAAACATCCCGTTCTAAACGCGATATGCGCCGCTCTCATGACGGTTTGTCTGCTCCAGCAGTAGCTGTTAACAAAAAAACTGGTGAACTTGTTCGTCCACACCGTGCAACTAAAGGTGCTGACGGCGCTTTGTACTACAAAGGCAAACAAATCAGCGCAGCTAAGTAA
- a CDS encoding beta-ketoacyl-ACP synthase III translates to MAGIYRSRVAGIGSYLPEKILSNFDLEKMVETSNQWIVERTGIERRHIAAEGEGTSDLCLRAAQRALADANLTAQDIDMIIVGTVTGDRQMPSTACYVQSKLGCRNIVAFDLNAACSGFLYSISIADQFIRTGMYKNVLVLGAEVLSRFVNFKDRETCILFGDGAGAWVLSRAAEGDKNVIASTHLHADGDLAELLTLPGGGSLMPQSQYVLDNNLNYVSMKGREIFKNAVRTMALCCKEALEANEMSADQVDWIVPHQANKRIVEAVADQFKFPMERVILYLHETGNTSSASIPLAFDWAVQNGKIKRGQTILLTAFGAGLTSGSVLLRY, encoded by the coding sequence ATGGCAGGAATTTATCGATCTCGTGTAGCAGGGATTGGGTCTTATCTACCGGAAAAAATTCTTTCAAATTTCGATTTGGAGAAGATGGTGGAAACGTCCAATCAATGGATCGTTGAACGCACCGGGATCGAACGCCGCCATATCGCAGCCGAGGGTGAAGGCACATCTGACCTTTGCCTTCGTGCCGCACAAAGAGCTCTTGCAGACGCAAATCTTACCGCACAAGACATTGATATGATCATCGTCGGCACCGTTACCGGTGACCGTCAGATGCCTTCCACAGCTTGTTACGTACAAAGTAAACTAGGCTGTCGCAATATCGTGGCCTTCGATTTGAATGCCGCTTGCTCGGGTTTCCTTTATTCAATTTCTATCGCTGACCAATTCATTCGCACAGGTATGTACAAAAACGTTCTGGTTCTTGGAGCAGAAGTTCTTTCTCGCTTTGTGAACTTTAAAGACCGTGAAACTTGCATCCTTTTCGGTGACGGTGCTGGTGCTTGGGTTCTTTCCCGTGCAGCTGAGGGTGATAAAAATGTGATCGCATCTACGCACTTGCATGCGGATGGCGATCTGGCAGAACTTCTGACACTTCCAGGTGGCGGAAGCTTGATGCCGCAATCTCAATATGTTCTAGACAACAATCTGAACTACGTTTCTATGAAAGGTCGCGAGATCTTTAAGAACGCAGTTCGTACAATGGCTCTTTGCTGTAAAGAGGCTTTGGAAGCGAATGAAATGTCTGCTGATCAAGTGGACTGGATCGTTCCGCATCAAGCGAACAAACGCATTGTTGAGGCAGTTGCAGATCAATTTAAATTCCCAATGGAGCGCGTGATCCTTTATCTGCACGAAACAGGTAATACTTCTTCCGCTTCTATCCCGTTGGCCTTTGACTGGGCCGTTCAAAATGGAAAAATCAAACGTGGTCAAACGATCTTGCTTACTGCATTCGGTGCAGGCTTGACGTCTGGTTCCGTTCTCTTGAGGTACTAA
- the fabD gene encoding ACP S-malonyltransferase: MFTLVFPGQGSQQPGMGRFLFDNFKIAQETFEEGSEALKQDMKKLCFEGTEADLALTENTQPALLLVSTATQKVLRSEFGLKVQSAAGHSIGEYAALVAADVMRFEQGMQAVRTRGQAMQSAVPVGQGGMVAVLGLEPEQVETLCQWTVKNSGFGPLSPANFNSPGQIVISGSMKAINWLKDNFKPEAIWAEAPKRAKLIPLVVSAPFHCEMMKPAEDTMRLVLTAMEFKTAAFPIVQNFHAKFETDGAILRENLIRQVSAPVRWMQSMDTLKASGHSQVIECGAGKVIQGLLKKIDGEFFKVMTTTSMEDLKTIEDFLKATSH; this comes from the coding sequence ATGTTCACTCTGGTATTTCCCGGACAAGGCAGCCAACAACCTGGCATGGGCCGTTTTTTATTCGATAACTTCAAAATTGCTCAAGAAACTTTCGAAGAAGGTTCTGAAGCTTTAAAACAAGACATGAAAAAACTGTGCTTCGAAGGCACAGAAGCTGATCTTGCTTTGACTGAAAACACTCAGCCGGCATTGCTGTTGGTTTCAACGGCGACTCAAAAAGTTTTACGTTCTGAGTTCGGATTGAAAGTTCAATCTGCTGCTGGTCACTCCATTGGTGAGTATGCGGCACTGGTGGCAGCTGACGTGATGCGCTTTGAACAAGGCATGCAAGCCGTTCGCACTCGTGGACAAGCAATGCAATCTGCAGTTCCCGTGGGTCAAGGTGGCATGGTCGCAGTTCTTGGTCTTGAACCCGAACAAGTTGAAACCCTTTGCCAATGGACAGTTAAAAATTCTGGGTTTGGTCCCTTGTCTCCAGCGAACTTCAACTCCCCTGGCCAGATCGTTATTTCTGGTTCCATGAAAGCAATCAACTGGTTGAAAGATAATTTTAAACCGGAAGCTATCTGGGCTGAAGCACCGAAACGCGCGAAACTGATTCCTTTGGTTGTGTCCGCACCATTCCACTGCGAAATGATGAAACCTGCCGAAGACACTATGCGTTTAGTTTTGACCGCGATGGAGTTTAAAACCGCAGCATTCCCGATCGTTCAAAACTTCCATGCGAAGTTTGAAACTGACGGCGCTATTCTTCGTGAAAATCTGATCCGCCAAGTTTCAGCTCCTGTGCGCTGGATGCAAAGCATGGACACTTTAAAGGCCTCTGGTCACTCTCAAGTGATTGAATGTGGTGCTGGAAAAGTTATCCAAGGGTTGCTAAAGAAAATTGATGGCGAATTCTTTAAAGTAATGACCACAACAAGCATGGAAGATCTCAAAACTATTGAGGATTTTTTGAAAGCTACGAGTCATTGA
- the fabG gene encoding 3-oxoacyl-[acyl-carrier-protein] reductase, with product MSGNSLQGKKIVVTGGSRGIGAAIVKLLADEGAQIAFTYSSREESAQQVAHTLKGEGHFYIKMDVANEQSVNEAVEHILEKWSDVDGVVNNAGITKDQLLLRMKAEDFDSVVSTNLRGTFLVTKAFTKSMMKARKGSIVNITSVIGQTGNAGQANYAASKAGTVAFAKSVALELASRNVRVNNVAPGYIATEMTDVLPEEVKAKILEKVPLNKIGEGTDVAQAVRFLLSDESKYITGQTLSVNGGMYME from the coding sequence ATGAGCGGAAATTCACTTCAAGGTAAGAAAATTGTCGTCACTGGTGGCAGCCGTGGTATCGGTGCTGCTATTGTTAAACTTCTTGCTGATGAAGGCGCTCAAATTGCTTTCACTTACTCTTCTCGCGAAGAATCCGCACAACAAGTTGCTCACACTCTTAAAGGTGAAGGTCACTTCTATATCAAGATGGACGTGGCTAACGAACAATCTGTGAATGAAGCGGTCGAGCACATTCTTGAAAAATGGTCAGATGTTGATGGTGTTGTTAACAATGCTGGTATCACCAAAGATCAATTGTTGTTGCGTATGAAAGCAGAAGATTTTGATTCTGTTGTTTCCACAAATCTGCGCGGTACTTTCTTGGTTACAAAGGCTTTCACTAAATCGATGATGAAAGCTCGCAAAGGTTCTATCGTTAATATCACTTCAGTTATTGGCCAAACAGGTAATGCAGGACAAGCGAACTACGCAGCTTCTAAAGCTGGTACAGTTGCATTCGCAAAATCTGTGGCGTTAGAACTTGCTTCAAGAAATGTGCGCGTGAACAACGTGGCACCTGGTTATATCGCTACTGAAATGACAGACGTGTTGCCTGAAGAAGTAAAAGCGAAGATTTTAGAAAAAGTACCTTTGAATAAAATTGGCGAAGGCACTGACGTTGCTCAGGCTGTGAGATTCTTGTTAAGTGATGAATCTAAATACATCACGGGACAAACTCTGAGCGTGAACGGCGGAATGTATATGGAATAA
- the acpP gene encoding acyl carrier protein: MALHPKVKDIIVEQLGVDPDKVKPEASFIDDLGADSLDIVELVMAMEEEFDLEIPDEDAEKLKTVQDVASYLEKKGKA, encoded by the coding sequence ATGGCATTGCATCCAAAAGTTAAAGACATCATCGTAGAACAACTTGGCGTAGATCCAGATAAAGTTAAGCCTGAGGCTTCTTTCATCGACGATCTTGGTGCAGACAGCTTGGACATCGTTGAGCTAGTAATGGCTATGGAAGAAGAATTCGATCTTGAAATTCCAGACGAAGATGCTGAAAAGCTTAAAACTGTTCAAGACGTTGCTTCTTACCTAGAAAAAAAAGGTAAAGCGTAG